AGGTTCGGGGAGATGACGTGTTCCATCGCGCGTACGTTGGACGTGATCGGCGAGCCATGGTCGCCGCTGATCCTGCGCGACGTGTGGGGTGGGGTGTGCCGCTTCGACCACATCCAGGCTGACCTAGGGATTTCCCGCAAGGTACTCACCGAACGGCTCAACCACCTGGTCGAACAGGGTGTGCTCGAGCGGCTGCCCTACGACGCCCGCCCCCGCTACGAGTACCACCTCACCGCCAAGGGCGCCGACCTCGTCGAGATGCTCATGGTGATGGCGCGGTGGGGTGACCGCTGGCTCGCCGGCGAGGCCGGGCCTCCCGTCCTGTACCGCCACCATGCCTGCGGGCAGATCGGCCACGTCGAC
This is a stretch of genomic DNA from Streptomyces sp. NBC_00285. It encodes these proteins:
- a CDS encoding winged helix-turn-helix transcriptional regulator, which codes for MQRTRFGEMTCSIARTLDVIGEPWSPLILRDVWGGVCRFDHIQADLGISRKVLTERLNHLVEQGVLERLPYDARPRYEYHLTAKGADLVEMLMVMARWGDRWLAGEAGPPVLYRHHACGQIGHVDPRCSHCGEPMHADDVDLLPGPGSA